The proteins below are encoded in one region of Pseudoduganella armeniaca:
- a CDS encoding H-NS histone family protein: MDLSNMSASELRQLQEQIGRELKKRETQDLQKAREQIFAIAQRVGLPLKDLIATGGRGKGSTVAARYRNPDDTTQQWTGRGRQPKWVKEWVDSGKAIDDLRI, translated from the coding sequence ATGGATCTGTCGAATATGTCGGCTTCCGAATTGCGCCAACTGCAGGAGCAGATCGGCCGCGAACTGAAAAAACGCGAAACCCAGGACCTGCAAAAAGCGCGGGAACAGATATTCGCGATCGCCCAGCGCGTGGGCCTGCCGCTGAAAGACCTGATCGCCACCGGCGGTCGCGGCAAGGGCAGCACCGTCGCGGCACGTTACCGCAACCCGGACGACACCACGCAGCAATGGACCGGTCGCGGCCGCCAGCCGAAATGGGTCAAGGAATGGGTCGATTCGGGCAAGGCGATCGACGACCTGCGTATCTGA
- a CDS encoding phosphomannomutase/phosphoglucomutase, producing MVSLSKSIFKAYDIRGIIDKTLDAGIARKIGHAFGLAAVARGEKSVVIGRDGRLSGPALAAALAEGLQSAGVDVIDLGVVATPMVYFGTNVLETKSGIMVTGSHNPPDYNGFKMVLAGEAIYGDAITGLYESIGRDEGKVAAQPGAYRTHDIRAAYLERIIGDVKVARPIKIAVDCGNGVAGAFAGDLYRGMGCEVIELFCEVDGNFPNHHPDPAHPENLQDLIRCLQETDAEIGLAFDGDGDRLGLVTKDGQIIYPDRQMMLFAAEVLSRNPGEQILYDVKCTRHLAPYIEKAGGKPLMYKTGHSLVKAKLKETGAPLGGEMSGHIFFKDRWYGFDDGLYAGARMLEILTKEQDPSALLNALPQSDSTPELHLHLNEGENFALMDKLRSDATFPGNRQIITIDGLRVEYEDGFGLARSSNTTPVIVMRFEAETPAALARIQGQFRDVILAAKPDAELPF from the coding sequence ATGGTCTCCCTGTCCAAATCCATCTTCAAAGCTTACGATATCCGCGGCATCATCGATAAAACGCTGGATGCGGGCATCGCCCGCAAGATCGGCCACGCCTTCGGCCTGGCCGCCGTTGCGCGCGGCGAAAAGAGCGTCGTGATCGGCCGTGACGGCCGCCTGTCCGGCCCCGCGCTTGCTGCCGCCCTGGCCGAAGGCCTGCAATCGGCCGGCGTGGACGTGATCGACCTGGGTGTCGTGGCCACGCCGATGGTGTACTTCGGCACCAACGTGCTGGAAACGAAGTCCGGCATCATGGTCACGGGCAGCCACAATCCGCCTGACTACAACGGCTTCAAGATGGTGCTGGCCGGCGAGGCGATCTACGGCGACGCCATCACGGGCCTGTACGAAAGCATCGGCCGTGACGAAGGCAAGGTGGCCGCGCAGCCGGGCGCCTACCGCACGCACGACATCCGCGCGGCCTACCTGGAGCGCATCATCGGCGACGTGAAAGTGGCGCGCCCCATCAAGATCGCCGTGGACTGCGGCAACGGCGTGGCTGGCGCCTTCGCCGGCGACCTGTATCGCGGCATGGGCTGCGAGGTCATCGAGCTGTTCTGCGAAGTGGACGGCAACTTCCCCAACCACCACCCGGACCCGGCGCATCCGGAAAACCTGCAGGACCTGATCCGCTGCCTGCAAGAGACCGATGCCGAGATCGGCCTGGCGTTCGATGGCGACGGCGACCGCCTGGGCCTCGTCACGAAGGACGGCCAGATCATCTACCCGGACCGCCAGATGATGCTGTTCGCGGCCGAGGTACTGTCCCGTAATCCGGGCGAACAGATCCTGTATGACGTGAAATGCACGCGCCACCTGGCACCGTACATCGAGAAAGCCGGCGGCAAGCCGCTGATGTACAAGACGGGCCACTCGCTGGTCAAGGCCAAGCTGAAGGAAACCGGCGCGCCGCTGGGCGGCGAGATGAGCGGCCATATCTTCTTCAAGGACCGCTGGTACGGCTTCGACGACGGCCTGTATGCCGGCGCGCGCATGCTGGAAATCCTGACCAAGGAACAGGACCCGTCCGCGCTGCTGAACGCGCTGCCGCAATCGGACAGCACGCCGGAACTGCACCTGCACCTGAACGAAGGCGAGAACTTCGCGCTGATGGACAAGCTGCGCAGCGACGCCACCTTCCCGGGCAATCGCCAGATCATCACGATCGACGGCCTGCGCGTGGAATACGAGGACGGCTTCGGCCTGGCCCGCTCGTCGAACACGACACCGGTCATCGTCATGCGCTTCGAGGCCGAGACGCCGGCAGCCCTGGCGCGCATCCAGGGCCAGTTCCGCGACGTGATCCTGGCCGCCAAGCCGGACGCCGAGCTGCCGTTCTGA
- the waaC gene encoding lipopolysaccharide heptosyltransferase I encodes MNILLVRVSSLGDVLHNLPIVADIRRHFPDANIDWVVEEGYVSLVRLHPQVRNIIPFALRRWRKRLGDRAVRAEIRQFFGTLRQVEYDYVFDTQGLLKTGIIMGAARIVRGGQKVGLANGSEGSGYEGISRIFHSKSIPLDPRTHAVARGRLVVAAALGYQVDTPADFGLPEVSPHEPKPAWMPAEPYAVYFHGTARDAKKWAPANWIALGQALAPMPILLPWGSPKEQAEAETLAAGLPNARVLPRLSMADAVLLARHAALAVGVDTGLTHIAAAFSRPVVEIYCDSPRWKTEGNWSPKIINLGDQGAPPSAAEVIAAAQRLLPAQ; translated from the coding sequence ATGAACATCCTGCTGGTGCGCGTCTCCTCGCTGGGAGACGTGCTGCACAACCTGCCCATCGTGGCGGACATCCGCCGTCATTTCCCCGACGCGAACATCGACTGGGTGGTGGAGGAGGGCTACGTCAGCCTGGTGCGCTTGCATCCCCAGGTGCGCAACATCATCCCGTTCGCGCTGCGGCGCTGGCGCAAGCGGCTGGGCGACCGGGCCGTGCGCGCCGAGATCCGCCAGTTTTTCGGCACCCTGCGCCAGGTCGAATACGATTACGTGTTCGACACCCAGGGGCTGCTCAAGACCGGCATCATCATGGGCGCGGCGCGGATCGTGCGCGGCGGCCAGAAGGTCGGCCTGGCCAACGGCAGCGAGGGCTCCGGCTACGAGGGCATATCGCGCATCTTCCACAGCAAGAGCATTCCGCTCGACCCGCGCACCCACGCGGTCGCGCGCGGGCGCCTGGTCGTCGCGGCGGCGCTGGGCTACCAGGTCGACACGCCGGCCGACTTCGGCCTGCCGGAGGTGTCGCCGCACGAGCCGAAGCCGGCCTGGATGCCGGCCGAGCCCTATGCCGTGTACTTCCACGGCACGGCGCGCGACGCCAAGAAATGGGCCCCGGCCAACTGGATCGCGCTGGGGCAGGCGCTGGCGCCTATGCCCATCCTGCTGCCGTGGGGCTCGCCCAAGGAACAGGCCGAAGCGGAAACGCTGGCGGCCGGCCTGCCGAACGCACGCGTGCTGCCGCGGCTGTCGATGGCCGATGCCGTGCTGCTGGCGCGCCATGCCGCGCTGGCCGTCGGTGTCGACACGGGCCTGACGCATATCGCCGCCGCGTTCAGCCGGCCTGTGGTCGAGATCTACTGCGATTCGCCGCGCTGGAAGACGGAAGGCAACTGGTCGCCAAAGATCATCAACCTGGGCGACCAGGGCGCGCCGCCGTCCGCCGCCGAGGTGATCGCCGCGGCCCAGCGCCTGCTGCCCGCGCAATGA
- the waaA gene encoding lipid IV(A) 3-deoxy-D-manno-octulosonic acid transferase yields the protein MTRFLYTLVWWLALPLVLLRLWLRGRQEPGYRQHWNERLGLYGRRAANDEPLTIWVHAVSVGETRAAEPLVDALLKHYPRGRIVLTHMTPTGRATGRSLFGKHGARVVQSYLPYDIPALVRRFIRHFEPRLCILMETEVWPNLIAECGRRKVPVVLANARLSERSLRKAQKLGGFMRDAAGGIGLVAAQTEDDAARVRQLGVANVAVTGSIKFDVVVPPALVNLGSQLRNQFGVGRPVLLCASTRDGEEAPILEAFDAALAAGTLPVDTLLLLVPRHPQRFDAVELMVRERSLPVQRRSQLTGGGRVAPDTRVVLGDSMGEMFAYYAACDVAFIGGSLMPLGGQNLIEAAALGKPVLIGQHTFNFAQVTEDALAAGGAARVADAVDLMTQAGRLLNDAEERAHVGRNALAFANQHRGATARTLALLPPLAE from the coding sequence ATGACCAGGTTTCTCTACACGCTGGTGTGGTGGCTGGCGCTGCCGCTCGTGCTGCTGCGCCTGTGGCTGCGCGGCCGCCAGGAGCCCGGCTACCGCCAGCATTGGAACGAGCGTCTCGGCCTGTACGGTCGCCGTGCCGCCAACGACGAACCGCTGACGATCTGGGTGCATGCCGTGTCCGTCGGCGAAACCCGCGCGGCCGAGCCGCTGGTGGACGCGCTGCTCAAGCACTATCCGCGCGGCCGCATCGTGCTGACGCACATGACGCCCACGGGCCGCGCCACCGGCAGGAGCCTGTTCGGCAAGCACGGCGCGCGCGTCGTGCAATCCTATCTGCCGTACGACATCCCGGCGCTGGTGCGCCGCTTCATCCGCCATTTCGAACCGCGCCTGTGCATCTTGATGGAGACGGAAGTGTGGCCGAACCTGATCGCCGAGTGCGGGCGGCGCAAGGTGCCGGTGGTGCTGGCCAATGCCCGGCTGTCCGAACGCTCGCTGCGCAAGGCGCAAAAGCTGGGCGGGTTCATGCGCGATGCCGCCGGCGGCATCGGCCTGGTCGCGGCCCAGACGGAGGACGACGCGGCGCGGGTGCGCCAGCTGGGCGTGGCCAACGTGGCCGTCACCGGCTCCATCAAGTTCGACGTGGTGGTGCCGCCGGCCCTGGTGAACCTCGGCTCGCAGCTGCGCAACCAATTCGGCGTCGGCCGCCCCGTGCTGCTGTGCGCCAGCACCCGCGACGGCGAGGAGGCGCCGATCCTGGAAGCGTTCGACGCCGCGCTGGCGGCCGGCACGCTGCCGGTGGACACGCTGCTGCTGCTGGTGCCGCGCCATCCACAGCGCTTCGACGCGGTGGAGCTGATGGTGCGGGAGCGCTCGTTGCCAGTACAGCGCCGCTCGCAATTGACGGGCGGCGGGCGCGTCGCGCCGGATACGCGCGTCGTGCTGGGCGATTCGATGGGGGAGATGTTCGCCTACTATGCGGCCTGCGACGTGGCCTTCATTGGCGGCAGCCTGATGCCACTGGGCGGCCAGAACCTGATCGAGGCCGCGGCGCTGGGCAAGCCGGTACTGATCGGCCAGCACACCTTCAATTTCGCCCAGGTGACGGAGGATGCGCTGGCCGCCGGCGGTGCCGCTCGCGTGGCCGATGCAGTCGACCTGATGACGCAGGCCGGGCGCCTGCTGAACGACGCCGAAGAGCGCGCCCACGTGGGACGCAATGCGCTGGCGTTCGCCAACCAGCATCGCGGGGCCACCGCGCGCACGCTCGCACTGCTGCCTCCGCTAGCGGAGTAA